A genome region from Aythya fuligula isolate bAytFul2 chromosome 31, bAytFul2.pri, whole genome shotgun sequence includes the following:
- the LOC116500132 gene encoding olfactory receptor 14C36-like, with amino-acid sequence MSNSTFPIEFLLLPFADTHELQLLQFALFLGIYLAALLGNSLILTAVTCDHRLHTPMYFFLLNLSLIDLGTITTTVPKAMANSLWDTTTISYASCATQVFFSILFVAAEFYLLTIMAYDRYVAICKPLHYGTIMSNRTCVNMIAVLWGSTFLYAVLHTASTFSLPLCQGNALDQFFCELPQILKLSCSDAYLREAGLLVVSACLLSGCFVFLVLSYMQIFKAVLRIPLQQGRHKAFSTCLPHLAVVSLFISTGIFAYLKPPSISSPFLNLLLAVLYSVVPPALNPLIYSMQNKELKCAVRRQIWGMFSSTYKDPFTVQ; translated from the coding sequence ATGTCCAACAGCACCTTCCCCATtgagttcctcctcctgccatttgcagacacacacgagctgcagctcctgcagttcGCGCTCTTCttgggcatctacctggctgccctcctgggcaacagCCTCATCCTCACTGCTGTAACCtgcgaccaccgcctccacacccccatgtactttttcctcctcaacctcTCTCTCATTGACCTGGGCACTATTACCACCACTgttcccaaagccatggccaattccctcTGGGATACCACAACCATTTCCTATGCAAGTTGTGCTACCCAGGTCTTTTTCTCTATTCTCTTTGTCGCAGCAGAGTTTTATCTTCTCACcatcatggcctatgaccgctatgttgccatctgcaaaccccTGCACTATGGTACAATAATGTCCAACAGAACTTGTGTCAACATGATAGCAGTTCTCTGGGGCAGTACTTTTCTctatgctgtgctgcacactgccagtacattttcccttcccctttgccAAGGCAATGCCCtagaccagttcttctgtgaacttccccagatcctcaaactctcctgctcagatgcgTACCTCAGAGAAGCTGGGCTTCTTGTGGTTAGTGCTTGTTTATTAtctgggtgttttgttttccttgtgctgtcTTATATGCAGATCTTcaaggctgtgctgaggatccccttgcagcagggcaggcacaaagccttttccacatgcctccctcacctggctgtggtcTCCCTGTTCATCAGCACTGGCAtatttgcctacctgaagcccccctccatctctTCTCCATTCCTCAACCTTTTGCTGGCCGTTCTGTACTCCGTGGTGCCCCCAGCtctgaaccccctcatctacagcatgcAAAACAAGGAGCTCAAGTGTGCAGTTAGGAGACAGATTTGGGGAATGTTTTCCAGTACTTATAAAGATCCCTTCACTGTCCAATAA
- the LOC116500131 gene encoding olfactory receptor 14C36-like: protein MSNSTFPAEFLLLPFADTRELQLLHFGLFLGIYLAALLGNGLILTTVACDHRLHTPMYFFLLNLALLDLGSISTTVPKAMANSVWDTTTITYAGCAIQVFMFVAFVTGEFFLLTFMAYDRYVAICKPLHYGTIMDSRTCVNMTAATWGSAFLYSLLHTANTFSLPLCQGNALDQFFCEIPQILKLSCSDAYIKEAKLIVVSACLLFVCFISIVLSYVQIFRAVLSIPSQQGRHKAFSTCLPHLVVVSLFISTAIFSYLKPLSMYSSSLNLSLAVLYSVVPSAVNPFIYSMRNQELKDAVWKLMTEYFFAKTSNRLPVFFCISLII, encoded by the coding sequence ATGTCGAACAGCACCTTCCCCGcagagttcctcctcctgccatttgcagacacacgtgagctgcagctcctgcacttcgggctcttcctgggcatctacctggctgccctcctgggcaacggcctcatcctcactaccgtagcctgcgaccaccgcctccacacccccatgtacttcttccttctcaacctcgccctcctcgacctgggatccatctccaccactgttcccaaagccatggccaattctGTGTGGGACACAACAACCATCACCTATGCAGGCTGTGCTATTCAGGTCTTTATGTTCGTTGCTTTTGTCACAGGagagttttttcttctcaccttcatggcctatgaccgctacgttgccatctgcaaaccccTGCACTACGGGACAATAATGGACAGCAGAACTTGTGTCAACATGACAGCAGCTACCTGGGGCAgtgcttttctttattctctgctgcacactgccaatacaTTTTCACTGCCCCTCTGCCAGGGAAATGccctggaccagttcttctgtgaaattccccagatcctcaagctctcctgttCAGATGCTTACATCAAAGAGGCTAAACTTATTGTGGTTAGTGcttgtttattatttgtttgtttcatttccatTGTGCTGTCttatgtgcagatcttcagagCAGTGCTGAGTATCCCTTCACAGCAGGGCCGACACAAAGCCTTTTCTACATGCCTCCCTCACTTGGTTGTGGTTTCCCTGTTCATCAGCACTGCTATATTTTCCTACCTGAAACCACTCAGTATGTATTCCTCATCCCTGAATCTTTCtctggcagttctgtactcagtgGTGCCTTCAGCAGTGAACCCcttcatctacagcatgaggaaccaggagctgaaggaTGCAGTGTGGAAACTGATGACTGAGTATTTTTTTGCTAAGACAAGCAATAGACTGCCTGTCTTCTTCTGTATCTCACTCATAATTTAG